One window from the genome of Musa acuminata AAA Group cultivar baxijiao chromosome BXJ1-4, Cavendish_Baxijiao_AAA, whole genome shotgun sequence encodes:
- the LOC103981725 gene encoding receptor kinase-like protein Xa21: MLSFVYSVSSSIQAASFFSFASSPFSSVPMLSLRQMCTAFPLLLLLLLANLFSGLAAPVTGATTDRAALVSVRDRLDPFNVLSSWGGDDDYCQWRGVSCDGPGRVTVLDLSELGLSGSISPEIGNLTNLQFLNLSHNHLQGKLPPEFSNLVYLESLLLGSNRLTGEIPAKMGALHKLVILSLHDNNLAGRIPPSLGDLSSLTHLDLGENRLTGTLPSSLASLPALQHLSVTRNNLTGAIPTSIFHLSTLTHLYLGHNQFSGSFPSDMGDTLVHLQVLQANNNNFEGHLPASLPHAGMLREIVLAHNRFSGPVPGDIGNLVHLQSLSVRDNSLEAKTKEDWEFFASLANCKHLHTLDLSHNKLEGELPIPITDLSPQLAFIGLGGNNITNEPTSADLASLRPTLQVDKTAATAVCPDCRDGSIDD; the protein is encoded by the exons ATGTTGTCCTTCGTCTATTCCGTCTCTTCGTCTATTCAGGCcgcttctttcttctccttcgcCTCCTCCCCCTTCTCCTCCGTTCCGATGTTGTCCTTGCGCCAAATGTGTACCGCCTTtccactcctcctcctcctcctcctagcaAACCTTTTCTCGGGGCTAGCTGCTCCCGTCACCGGTGCAACGACCGACCGCGCCGCTCTCGTCTCCGTCCGCGATCGTTTGGACCCTTTCAATGTCTTGTCCTCGTGGGGCGGCGACGACGACTACTGCCAGTGGCGAGGGGTATCATGCGACGGTCCCGGCAGGGTGACCGTCCTCGACCTATCCGAGCTTGGCCTCTCAGGCTCCATATCTCCTGAAATCGGCAACCTGACCAACCTTCAGTTCCTCAACCTCTCCCACAACCACCTGCAAGGCAAACTCCCGCCGGAGTTCAGTAATCTGGTCTACCTCGAGTCGCTCCTTCTAGGTTCGAACAGGCTGACTGGGGAAATCCCGGCGAAGATGGGTGCACTCCACAAGCTCGTGATCCTTAGTCTCCATGACAACAATCTCGCCGGGAGAATCCCTCCTTCCCTGGGCGATCTCTCGTCGCTCACGCACTTGGATCTTGGTGAAAATCGACTGACGGGCACCCTGCCCTCCAGCCTAGCAAGTCTCCCTGCCCTTCAGCACTTGTCCGTGACACGCAACAACCTTACAGGTGCAATCCCGACCTCCATCTTCCACCTCTCGACCCTCACTCACTTGTACCTGGGGCATAACCAATTCTCGGGTTCATTCCCTTCCGATATGGGCGACACGCTTGTCCATCTCCAAGTCCTTCAAGCAAACAACAACAATTTTGAGGGTCATCTTCCCGCCTCGCTTCCGCATGCTGGCATGCTTAGAGAGATCGTTTTGGCACACAACAGATTTAGTGGACCTGTGCCTGGGGATATAGGCAACCTAGTGCATCTGCAATCCCTGAGCGTACGAGATAACAGCTTGGAAGCCAAGACAAAGGAGGACTGGGAGTTCTTCGCTTCCTTAGCCAACTGCAAACACCTTCACACCTTGGACCTGTCACACAACAAGCTGGAGGGGGAACTGCCGATCCCCATAACCGATCTATCGCCACAACTGGCATTTATTGGTTTGGGAGGAAACAATATAACGAATGAACCTACTTCCGCAGATCTAGCGAGCCTCCGCCCTACTCTTCAGGTGGATAAGACGGCCGCCACAG CTGTGTGTCCCGACTGCCGAGATGGAAGCATAGACGATTAA